The Uruburuella testudinis genome window below encodes:
- a CDS encoding PTS sugar transporter subunit IIA yields MIGILIITHEAIGDAYRGLAQHFFPGDAPANVKILGVTQEQQHEEIIGRTQTLIQELNCHDGVLVMTDIFGATPCNAARKLVREGRVAMLTGLNAPMMVKAIQYSPAAADLTAFTQSVKAAAINGILDITTPPDESC; encoded by the coding sequence ATGATCGGCATTCTCATCATCACCCACGAAGCCATCGGCGACGCTTACCGCGGCCTTGCCCAGCACTTTTTTCCGGGCGACGCGCCCGCCAACGTTAAAATTCTCGGCGTAACCCAAGAGCAGCAGCACGAAGAAATCATCGGCCGCACCCAAACACTGATTCAAGAGCTCAACTGCCACGACGGCGTATTGGTGATGACCGACATCTTCGGCGCCACCCCCTGCAATGCCGCGCGCAAACTCGTGCGCGAAGGCCGGGTGGCCATGCTCACCGGCCTGAATGCGCCGATGATGGTCAAAGCCATCCAATACTCACCCGCCGCCGCCGACCTTACCGCCTTTACCCAAAGCGTCAAAGCCGCCGCCATCAACGGCATTCTCGACATCACCACCCCCCCCGACGAAAGCTGCTGA
- a CDS encoding HPr family phosphocarrier protein — MLKQEIEIINKLGLHARASSKFTQTASQFQSEVWVIRKDRRVNGKSIMGLMMLAAAKGSIIELETDGPDEAAAMQALTDLINGYFGEGE, encoded by the coding sequence ATGCTCAAACAAGAAATCGAAATCATCAACAAGCTCGGCCTGCACGCGCGCGCATCGAGCAAATTCACCCAAACCGCCTCACAATTTCAAAGCGAAGTATGGGTTATCCGCAAAGATCGGCGCGTTAACGGCAAAAGCATCATGGGGCTGATGATGCTGGCCGCCGCCAAAGGCAGCATCATCGAGCTGGAAACCGACGGCCCTGATGAAGCCGCCGCCATGCAGGCGCTGACAGATTTGATTAACGGCTATTTCGGCGAAGGCGAATAA